The proteins below come from a single Corylus avellana chromosome ca3, CavTom2PMs-1.0 genomic window:
- the LOC132175208 gene encoding cytochrome P450 81Q32-like, with product MLIYSSLSLLVVAVAFKLIVHLQTRTPKHLPPSPPSLPILGHLHLAKRPLHRTFHSLSKKYGKIFSLRFGSRLVVIVSSPQAVDECFTKNDVVLANRPDLLATKHLDYNHTTMVASPYGDHWRNLRRISSLEIFSTNRLNMFLGIRRDEVKRLLCKLSQNSREDFTKVELKSMFSELTFNIIMRMVAGKRYYVYGSGEHVKDEEEARQFREIMREAFANSGASNPQEFVPILRWIDHGGLEKRLMGLAKRMDAFLQGLIDEKKGNEEGNTMIHHLLSLQKSQPEFYTDQIIKGLILVMLVGGTNTSAISLEWAMSNLLIHPDVLKKARAELDNQIGEANLIDEPDVPKLPYLQSIISKTLRLYPATPLLIPHMSSDDCTIGGYDVPRNTMLLVNAWAIHRDPMVWDDATSFKPERFECGKADPQKLMPFGLGRRACPGAGLAQRTMGLALGSLIQCFEWERVGKEEIDMTESNGMTMPKAVALEAMCKARPIMNNLLSESVDYV from the exons ATGTTGATTTACTCATCCCTCTCTCTTCTCGTCGTCGCTGTTGCTTTCAAGCTCATCGTCCACCTTCAAACAAGAACACCCAAACACCTCCCTCCCAGCCCGCCTTCTCTGCCAATTCTCGGTCATCTCCATCTCGCTAAAAGGCCCCTTCACCGGACTTTCCACAGCCTTTCCAAGAAATACGGCAAGATTTTCTCTCTCCGGTTCGGTTCCCGCCTGGTGGTTATTGTATCGTCCCCACAGGCAGTCGATGAATGCTTCACCAAGAACGACGTCGTCCTGGCGAACCGCCCAGACTTACTCGCGACCAAGCACCTGGACTACAACCACACCACCATGGTAGCATCCCCCTACGGCGACCACTGGCGCAACCTCCGCCGCATCAGCTCGCTCGAGATCTTCTCAACCAACCGCCTCAACATGTTTCTGGGCATCCGAAGGGACGAGGTCAAGCGCTTGCTATGCAAACTTTCGCAAAATTCGCGCGAAGATTTCACCAAGGTGGAGTTGAAATCAATGTTCTCAGAGCTCACCTTTAACATCATAATGAGAATGGTGGCGGGGAAGCGGTACTACGTGTACGGATCCGGAGAGCACGTGAAGGACGAGGAAGAGGCGAGGCAATTTAGGGAGATAATGAGAGAGGCTTTCGCGAATAGTGGGGCGTCGAATCCTCAAGAATTCGTGCCCATCTTGCGGTGGATTGATCATGGGGGTTTAGAAAAGAGGCTGATGGGGCTTGCCAAGAGGATGGATGCCTTCTTGCAAGGCCTTATTGACGAGAAGAAGGGTAACGAAGAGGGAAATACTATGATCCACCATCTGCTTTCTTTGCAGAAATCACAGCCGGAATTCTACACCGACCAGATTATCAAAGGCCTTATTTTG GTCATGCTAGTTGGCGGGACTAACACATCAGCAATATCATTAGAGTGGGCGATGTCCAATCTGCTCATCCATCCTGATGTACTAAAGAAGGCTAGAGCTGAATTGGACAATCAGATTGGGGAAGCGAATTTGATAGACGAACCAGATGTGCCTAAACTACCGTACCTTCAAAGCATAATCTCTAAGACCCTTCGATTGTACCCGGCAACTCCACTGCTAATACCCCACATGTCCTCTGATGACTGCACCATCGGAGGATACGATGTTCCACGTAACACGATGTTATTGGTGAATGCATGGGCCATACATAGAGACCCCATGGTGTGGGATGATGCAACCAGTTTTAAACCCGAGAGATTCGAGTGCGGCAAGGCTGACCCGCAGAAGTTGATGCCATTTGGGTTGGGAAGGAGGGCATGTCCAGGGGCAGGACTCGCCCAACGGACAATGGGGTTGGCTTTGGGGTCATTGATTCAGTGCTTTGAGTGGGAGAGAGTTGGTAAGGAAGAAATAGACATGACTGAAAGTAACGGGATGACCATGCCTAAAGCTGTGGCACTGGAGGCCATGTGTAAGGCGCGCCCCATTATGAATAACCTTCTTTCGGAGTCAGTAGATTATGTTTGA